Proteins from one Pseudobdellovibrionaceae bacterium genomic window:
- the glmU gene encoding bifunctional UDP-N-acetylglucosamine diphosphorylase/glucosamine-1-phosphate N-acetyltransferase GlmU, which produces MKTNTPESKPWTVIVLAAGQGKRMKSPLPKVLHPVAGLPLIHHVIESCHGAGLRDIRLVAGVGLPLVKQVVEPLGVQVFVQNKPQGTGDAVRAARPEELTGNVMILNGDHPLVQPEDLRAFITQFEEDKLDLMLVTTILKDPKSFGRIVRSGGQMRAIVEAKDASAETLKIKEVNTGIYLCKADLLAEQLPKIKNNNAQGEYYLTDVVSMSIDDGDKVGTCVGPKHVSVGVNNQLELARASRWMFAWKARKLMEEGVVIVDPRTAYIEKNAQIGPGSVVMPNVTIRGKSRIGAFVSIEPNCYINDSVIADSVQIRANTYLESVKIGLKASIGPFARLRPDTEIGEDAHVGNFVEMKKVKFGNKSKAGHLTYLGDAEIGQEVNIGCGTITCNYAVDKKKYKTYIGDRTFVGSDSQFVAPVRVGADAVIGSGSTITKDVPDRGLGVARAKQFTKENYVKIPDANAEVTARPKGDSDEGKRG; this is translated from the coding sequence ATGAAAACAAACACGCCCGAATCCAAGCCCTGGACCGTGATCGTTCTCGCCGCGGGGCAGGGAAAACGTATGAAGTCGCCGTTGCCGAAGGTCCTTCACCCGGTCGCGGGTTTGCCTTTGATTCATCACGTGATCGAGTCCTGCCACGGCGCGGGTCTGCGCGACATCCGGCTCGTCGCGGGGGTGGGCCTACCGCTCGTGAAACAGGTTGTCGAACCCTTGGGCGTTCAGGTCTTCGTGCAGAACAAACCTCAGGGAACCGGGGACGCCGTTCGCGCGGCCCGGCCGGAAGAGCTGACCGGCAACGTCATGATCCTGAACGGCGATCACCCTTTGGTGCAACCCGAGGACTTGCGCGCGTTCATCACCCAATTCGAAGAGGACAAGCTCGATCTGATGCTCGTGACGACGATCCTGAAAGATCCGAAGTCGTTTGGCCGCATCGTTCGCAGCGGTGGTCAAATGCGCGCGATCGTCGAAGCGAAGGACGCTTCGGCGGAAACGCTGAAAATCAAAGAGGTCAACACCGGCATCTATCTTTGCAAGGCGGATCTGCTCGCCGAGCAATTGCCGAAAATTAAAAATAACAACGCCCAAGGCGAGTACTACCTGACCGACGTCGTTTCGATGTCGATCGACGATGGCGACAAGGTCGGGACCTGTGTCGGACCGAAACACGTTTCCGTGGGCGTGAACAACCAACTCGAACTCGCGCGCGCCAGCCGCTGGATGTTCGCATGGAAAGCGCGCAAGCTGATGGAAGAGGGCGTGGTCATCGTCGATCCGCGCACCGCTTACATCGAAAAAAATGCGCAGATCGGTCCCGGCAGCGTGGTCATGCCGAACGTCACGATCCGCGGGAAAAGCCGCATCGGCGCCTTCGTTTCGATCGAACCGAATTGTTACATCAACGACAGCGTCATCGCGGACTCGGTGCAGATCCGCGCGAATACTTACCTGGAAAGCGTGAAGATCGGCCTGAAAGCGTCGATCGGTCCTTTCGCGCGCTTGCGTCCCGACACCGAAATCGGCGAGGACGCCCACGTCGGGAATTTCGTCGAGATGAAAAAAGTGAAGTTCGGCAATAAATCGAAAGCCGGGCATCTGACTTATCTGGGCGATGCGGAAATCGGCCAGGAAGTGAACATCGGTTGCGGCACGATCACTTGCAACTACGCCGTCGACAAAAAGAAGTACAAGACTTACATCGGCGATCGTACGTTCGTCGGCAGCGACTCGCAGTTCGTGGCGCCCGTGCGGGTCGGCGCGGACGCGGTGATCGGTTCGGGATCGACGATCACGAAAGACGTACCGGATCGCGGCCTCGGCGTCGCGCGGGCCAAACAATTTACGAAAGAAAATTACGTCAAAATTCCGGATGCGAATGCGGAAGTCACGGCTCGCCCGAAGGGCGATTCGGATGAAGGAAAAAGGGGATAA
- a CDS encoding DUF2007 domain-containing protein — MQRLEVVHQQSEALLIQSFLKAQGIDCNVVGARDYSAIVAGGTQGRYNLMVPDDRLEDARSLLREMRVREAGADPQTEVPAPNHLRKAVFFAFAAAFILPIIFNYASLTHAQLYWQKSAKDWRARVLLVIIGLLQLPPLILALYILRSYLNS; from the coding sequence GTGCAACGACTCGAAGTCGTCCACCAACAGTCCGAAGCGCTTTTGATCCAAAGTTTCCTGAAAGCCCAGGGCATCGACTGCAATGTCGTCGGTGCCCGCGACTACTCGGCCATCGTCGCCGGCGGTACCCAAGGCCGCTACAACCTGATGGTGCCCGATGACCGTCTCGAAGACGCGCGCAGCTTGTTGCGCGAGATGCGCGTGCGCGAAGCCGGTGCCGATCCCCAGACCGAGGTGCCCGCGCCGAATCACCTGCGTAAAGCGGTGTTCTTCGCTTTCGCGGCGGCCTTTATTCTGCCGATCATCTTCAACTACGCGAGCCTGACCCATGCGCAGCTCTACTGGCAAAAGAGCGCGAAGGACTGGCGGGCACGGGTGCTTCTCGTCATCATCGGACTTCTGCAGCTTCCCCCGCTGATCCTCGCGCTTTATATCCTCCGCAGCTATCTGAACTCCTAA
- a CDS encoding sigma-54-dependent Fis family transcriptional regulator, translating to MRIPRVLVVDDESTLRTALFRVFDRKGYQVVTASRISEAKALTPVEQPLDLAIVDLNLPDGDGLELLTYLKQTHPQSQTIILTGHGSIETAVKATQHGAFHFMTKPFSLEELNSIAARALTHRELKQENEQLRTELGRKYQFEQIVGQSEGIRQVLDLVSRVADSDSTVLVTGESGTGKEMIARAIHYNSQRAQQPFVAINCGAIPAELLESELFGHVKGAFTGAIANRLGRFEMADGGTLFLDEIGDMEPSLQVKLLRVLQERSFEPVGSTKSVQVNVRVICATNKNLEDSVAQGQFREDLYYRLNVIPISIPALRERRADIPLLASHFLTHFNRTKNRNLTGISAEALECLCNYAWPGNIRELENLVERLAILKGQGSVEINDLPAKYRTQVSVNAAVEVIALPEDGVDFNSAVDRFENQLILQALEKTGWNRNQAAQLLKLNRTTLVEKMKKKGLRPPSGLPLMEA from the coding sequence ATGCGTATTCCCCGAGTTCTGGTAGTTGACGACGAATCCACGCTCCGCACCGCCCTGTTCCGCGTTTTCGATCGCAAGGGTTATCAAGTGGTGACGGCCAGCCGGATCAGCGAGGCGAAAGCGCTGACTCCCGTCGAACAGCCTCTCGATCTGGCGATCGTGGACTTGAACCTGCCCGACGGCGACGGTCTCGAGCTGCTCACGTACCTGAAGCAAACGCATCCCCAAAGCCAAACGATCATCCTGACCGGACACGGCTCGATCGAGACCGCCGTGAAAGCGACCCAGCACGGCGCTTTCCACTTCATGACGAAGCCTTTCTCGCTGGAAGAGCTGAACTCGATCGCGGCCCGCGCGCTCACTCACCGCGAGCTGAAACAAGAAAACGAACAGCTGCGCACCGAGCTGGGACGTAAATACCAATTCGAACAGATCGTGGGCCAAAGCGAAGGCATCCGTCAGGTGCTGGATCTCGTCTCGCGCGTCGCGGATTCGGACTCCACGGTCCTGGTCACCGGGGAAAGCGGCACCGGGAAAGAGATGATCGCCCGCGCGATTCACTACAACTCCCAGCGCGCGCAACAGCCCTTCGTCGCCATCAACTGCGGCGCAATCCCCGCCGAACTTCTGGAAAGCGAGCTTTTCGGTCACGTCAAAGGCGCCTTCACCGGCGCCATCGCCAATCGCCTGGGCCGTTTCGAAATGGCCGACGGCGGAACGCTGTTCCTGGATGAAATCGGCGACATGGAGCCTTCGCTGCAAGTGAAGCTCCTGCGCGTTCTGCAGGAGCGCAGCTTCGAACCCGTCGGTTCGACCAAGTCCGTGCAAGTGAACGTCCGCGTGATCTGCGCGACAAACAAGAATCTGGAAGACTCGGTCGCCCAAGGTCAGTTCCGCGAGGATCTTTACTACCGCCTGAACGTGATCCCGATTTCGATCCCCGCTTTGCGCGAGCGCCGTGCGGATATCCCGCTGCTGGCCTCGCACTTTCTGACCCATTTCAATCGCACGAAAAACCGCAATCTGACCGGCATCAGCGCCGAAGCGCTGGAGTGCCTGTGCAACTACGCATGGCCCGGCAATATCCGCGAGCTCGAAAACTTAGTCGAGCGTCTGGCGATCTTGAAGGGACAAGGCTCGGTGGAAATCAACGACCTGCCCGCGAAATACCGCACGCAGGTCAGCGTGAATGCGGCGGTTGAAGTCATCGCGCTTCCCGAGGATGGCGTCGATTTCAACTCGGCGGTCGATCGCTTCGAAAACCAACTCATTCTGCAAGCGCTCGAAAAAACCGGCTGGAACCGCAACCAGGCCGCGCAGCTATTGAAGCTGAACCGCACGACGCTCGTCGAAAAAATGAAAAAGAAGGGCTTGCGTCCCCCGAGCGGCCTGCCGTTGATGGAAGCGTGA
- a CDS encoding HAD hydrolase-like protein, which translates to MIEVIVFDLDDTLLDTSKLLIPIAGTPAFEARIRESLPPMPGAVKNLEMLQTKYELYLVTQGRVEFQRQKIASLGVASYFRECFVFEPGPGHSKGRYFAEILKRSGRPASHHLSVGNRRATDLREAKELGYQTCFFAHGEHVHDPVEKPEDIPDFEIRRHEELIPVCRL; encoded by the coding sequence GTGATTGAAGTCATCGTGTTTGATTTAGACGACACCCTGCTGGACACCTCGAAGCTGCTGATTCCCATCGCGGGGACGCCGGCCTTCGAAGCGCGCATCCGCGAAAGCCTGCCGCCGATGCCGGGAGCCGTTAAAAACCTCGAAATGCTCCAAACCAAATACGAACTCTACCTGGTCACGCAAGGTCGTGTGGAATTTCAGCGACAGAAGATCGCGAGCCTTGGCGTCGCCTCCTACTTTCGTGAATGTTTCGTTTTCGAGCCCGGCCCCGGTCATTCGAAAGGTCGCTACTTCGCCGAGATCTTGAAACGTTCGGGTCGCCCCGCTTCGCATCATCTTTCGGTCGGCAATCGTCGGGCAACGGACCTACGCGAAGCCAAAGAATTGGGCTACCAAACCTGCTTCTTCGCCCATGGAGAACATGTGCACGATCCGGTGGAAAAACCGGAGGACATTCCCGATTTCGAAATCCGCCGCCATGAGGAGTTAATCCCCGTATGCCGGCTGTGA
- a CDS encoding benzoate/H(+) symporter BenE family transporter — translation MILKRWLQDFSLQSVVAGLLITLVGVTSSAVLVYQAAISAGATTAQAGSWLGSLALAVGVLSLGLSLWYRAPVLIAWSTAGAAMIVTGMEGLSLNEAVGAFMVSSLLILLTGVTGIFDRIMNRIPVPLASALLAGVLLHFALETFAAMKSQPYLIGAMFVTYVIGKRFFPRVSMLGVLVVAVLLGLSLDLLQLDEFRLTATEFSFVAPEFTWRAILNLGAPLFIVTMASQNLTGVTTMRTFGYQTPVSPILTWSGLGNLIIAPFGGFSLNLAAITAAIGMSPEAHPDRERRYMAGVVSGVLYIFLGLFAGVITSLFAAFPRDMVLAITGLALLGTVAASLHATLARDEYRESAFVAFAVTASGLTLFGVGSAFWGLVAGIAVQSILNFRR, via the coding sequence ATGATTCTGAAACGATGGCTTCAAGACTTCTCTTTGCAATCGGTGGTTGCCGGACTGTTGATCACCCTGGTCGGCGTGACGAGCTCTGCGGTCCTCGTCTATCAGGCCGCGATCAGCGCGGGCGCGACGACGGCCCAAGCGGGAAGTTGGTTGGGAAGCCTCGCGCTTGCGGTCGGCGTTTTATCGCTGGGCTTGAGTTTGTGGTACCGCGCCCCCGTCCTGATCGCCTGGTCCACCGCCGGCGCCGCGATGATCGTCACCGGAATGGAAGGGCTTTCACTGAATGAAGCGGTCGGCGCCTTCATGGTCTCGAGCCTTTTGATCTTGCTGACGGGAGTCACCGGCATCTTCGATCGCATCATGAACCGGATTCCCGTACCACTCGCCTCGGCGCTACTGGCCGGCGTTCTTTTGCACTTCGCACTCGAGACTTTCGCGGCGATGAAATCCCAACCCTACTTGATCGGCGCGATGTTCGTGACCTACGTCATCGGCAAACGTTTCTTCCCGCGCGTCAGCATGCTGGGCGTTCTCGTGGTGGCGGTCCTGCTCGGACTTTCACTCGATCTTCTGCAGCTCGACGAGTTCCGTCTCACCGCGACCGAATTTTCGTTCGTCGCTCCGGAGTTCACGTGGCGCGCGATTTTGAATCTGGGCGCGCCGCTTTTCATCGTGACCATGGCTTCGCAAAATCTGACCGGCGTGACCACGATGCGGACGTTCGGGTACCAGACTCCGGTTTCACCCATTCTGACTTGGTCGGGATTGGGAAACCTGATCATCGCGCCGTTCGGCGGATTCTCTTTGAATTTGGCGGCGATCACCGCGGCCATCGGGATGAGTCCCGAAGCCCATCCCGATCGCGAACGTCGGTACATGGCGGGTGTCGTTTCGGGCGTCCTCTATATTTTCTTGGGTTTGTTCGCGGGAGTGATCACCTCGCTCTTCGCGGCCTTCCCGCGCGACATGGTGCTGGCGATCACGGGGCTGGCGCTCTTAGGAACCGTCGCCGCCTCACTGCACGCGACGCTCGCGCGCGACGAATACCGTGAATCGGCTTTCGTCGCCTTCGCCGTCACCGCGTCGGGGCTCACGCTCTTCGGTGTCGGTTCGGCCTTCTGGGGCCTCGTCGCCGGGATCGCCGTGCAGTCGATCCTGAACTTTCGCCGCTAA
- a CDS encoding HAMP domain-containing histidine kinase, with product MPAVNISPRTSILSILPLPANLSHLEARELGWPLSPDRGNLKSDVLIAPVEVLLSDRFMSLWSELKFANTGTQLIVIAESQTPPELVFEVQRELPVFRIYESLDEPDLEWGIFEAVERSHWFGQNEQLQKLVADQTERMKNLHAELEDRVQKRQRYLEEARRKNLIAQFRWQTLKQATEATHEASTVGEMERQLTQVLQESLNLLEVRIILHQQSSLAQTDRADSPVAIHRVRLFQDQDVLIGFALFLRDKGWPFTLEEKDFLQKISEGIALAVRRLNQMEITRTLREQWQATFNAITDPVGLITANYDIIQSNSAFQAKARGHHAGAAIPAGAKCYRVLFDRDSPCVHCHLGRSFRLEPGRGRPETWDVTSQPLVLAPGEDPVFFHQYLDITEQLRMERRLIEGARLAELGIIGSSIAHELNNPLGGILSFVQMMKMDLPPDSPHRSDVEEMENGVLRCRDIVQNLLGFTRSSHLEEKKNFDLREALQRALAILDLQTRSQGFEARRSIPAVAQMVKGNPNLLSQALTNLMQNAVQNLTQGPSKNQPQIEILMNDLGAQVEIRILDNGPGAGAAPTLSLPLAQQIFLDHDANLEILLPGRGLRLVKVTMPKIEIG from the coding sequence ATGCCGGCTGTGAACATTTCGCCGCGCACCTCGATCCTGTCGATTCTGCCGCTCCCGGCGAATCTTTCCCATTTGGAAGCGCGTGAGCTCGGTTGGCCGCTTTCGCCCGATCGCGGGAACTTGAAATCCGACGTGCTCATCGCGCCCGTCGAAGTGCTGCTGTCCGATCGTTTCATGTCACTGTGGAGCGAGTTGAAATTCGCGAACACCGGCACGCAGCTCATCGTCATCGCCGAGAGTCAGACTCCGCCCGAGCTGGTCTTCGAAGTGCAGCGCGAACTTCCCGTTTTCCGCATTTACGAGTCACTCGATGAACCCGATCTGGAGTGGGGTATCTTCGAGGCCGTCGAACGCTCGCACTGGTTCGGTCAAAACGAGCAGCTGCAAAAACTCGTCGCCGATCAAACCGAGCGGATGAAGAACCTGCACGCGGAGCTCGAAGATCGGGTGCAGAAACGCCAACGCTATCTGGAAGAGGCCCGGCGCAAAAACCTGATCGCCCAGTTCCGTTGGCAGACCTTGAAGCAAGCGACCGAAGCCACGCACGAGGCCTCGACCGTCGGCGAGATGGAACGCCAGCTGACCCAAGTCTTGCAGGAATCGCTGAATCTTCTTGAAGTGCGCATCATCTTGCACCAGCAGAGTTCGCTCGCGCAGACGGATCGCGCGGACTCTCCGGTCGCGATCCATCGCGTACGCCTATTCCAGGATCAAGACGTCCTGATCGGCTTCGCGCTTTTCCTGCGCGACAAGGGCTGGCCCTTCACCCTTGAAGAAAAAGATTTCTTGCAGAAGATCTCGGAAGGGATCGCGCTCGCGGTGCGCCGCCTGAACCAAATGGAAATCACGCGCACCTTGCGCGAACAATGGCAGGCGACCTTCAACGCGATCACCGATCCCGTGGGACTCATCACGGCGAACTACGACATCATTCAAAGTAACTCGGCCTTCCAAGCGAAGGCGCGCGGTCACCACGCGGGCGCGGCAATTCCCGCCGGAGCCAAATGCTACCGCGTGCTGTTCGATCGCGACTCGCCTTGCGTGCATTGCCACCTCGGACGCTCGTTCCGTCTGGAGCCCGGTCGCGGCCGTCCCGAAACCTGGGACGTCACCAGCCAGCCCCTCGTGCTCGCCCCCGGTGAAGACCCCGTCTTTTTCCACCAGTATCTCGACATCACCGAGCAGCTCCGCATGGAACGGCGACTGATCGAAGGCGCGCGCTTAGCGGAATTGGGGATCATCGGCTCCAGCATTGCCCACGAATTGAACAATCCGCTGGGCGGGATCCTTTCTTTCGTCCAGATGATGAAGATGGATTTGCCGCCGGATAGCCCACACCGGTCCGACGTCGAGGAGATGGAGAACGGAGTTCTGCGCTGCCGGGACATCGTCCAAAATCTTCTAGGATTCACGCGATCGTCCCATCTCGAGGAAAAGAAGAACTTCGATTTGCGCGAAGCCTTGCAAAGGGCTTTAGCCATTCTAGATTTGCAAACCCGATCGCAAGGATTCGAAGCGCGAAGATCGATTCCCGCCGTCGCGCAGATGGTGAAAGGCAATCCGAACCTTCTCTCGCAGGCGCTCACGAACCTGATGCAGAATGCGGTTCAGAACCTGACTCAAGGGCCGTCAAAAAACCAGCCGCAAATCGAAATCCTCATGAACGATTTGGGCGCGCAAGTTGAAATTCGTATCCTGGACAACGGGCCCGGAGCCGGGGCCGCGCCAACACTTTCCTTGCCGCTAGCGCAACAGATTTTCCTGGATCACGACGCCAACTTGGAAATCCTTCTGCCCGGACGCGGCCTGCGCTTGGTGAAGGTCACCATGCCCAAAATTGAAATCGGTTAA
- the dinB gene encoding DNA polymerase IV codes for MRKILHLDMDCFYAAVEIRENPALRGKPLGIGGPANSRSVLTTASYEARKYGVRSAMPSSQAVRLCPGLILISPRMSLYKQESAKVFEIFRRFTDKIQPLSLDEGYLDVTDIAQEPGEATRIAREIRRLVKEELGLTVSAGVAANKFLAKVASDWRKPDGLFVLPPEKVAEFMPSLKIEKIPGVGPKSIVKYHKLGLHTCGDLQKLSLYDLKRHFGSWAFDLYNLCRGEDHREVDVSWDRKSFTVEDTLDRDVANFEEARPVIHRIYHDWKTRFEKRDFKPLIHGALVKIKFNDFQRTTCERKITDMPSLADFENLFIEAWKRSDKPVRLLGLGVRLATPSERVPQLSLFGEETPASVVAGAS; via the coding sequence GTGAGGAAGATCCTGCACCTGGACATGGACTGTTTCTACGCGGCCGTCGAGATCCGCGAGAATCCCGCTTTGCGCGGGAAGCCTTTGGGCATCGGCGGTCCCGCGAATTCGCGTTCGGTGCTGACGACCGCAAGTTATGAAGCCCGCAAATACGGCGTGCGCTCGGCGATGCCGTCGTCCCAGGCCGTGCGTTTATGTCCGGGCTTGATTCTGATCTCTCCCCGGATGTCGCTCTACAAACAGGAAAGCGCGAAGGTCTTCGAGATCTTTCGTCGCTTCACCGACAAGATCCAGCCGCTCTCTTTGGATGAGGGTTATCTCGATGTGACCGACATCGCCCAAGAGCCCGGCGAGGCGACCCGCATCGCGCGCGAGATCCGGCGTCTCGTGAAAGAGGAGCTGGGGCTGACCGTCTCGGCGGGGGTCGCGGCGAATAAGTTTTTGGCGAAGGTCGCCAGCGACTGGCGCAAACCCGACGGGCTTTTCGTTTTGCCTCCGGAAAAGGTCGCCGAGTTCATGCCCTCTTTGAAGATCGAGAAAATCCCCGGCGTGGGACCGAAATCGATCGTGAAGTACCACAAGCTGGGGCTGCACACCTGCGGCGATTTACAGAAGCTTTCGCTTTACGATTTGAAACGCCATTTCGGCTCGTGGGCTTTCGATCTTTACAATTTGTGTCGCGGCGAGGACCACCGCGAAGTCGACGTGAGCTGGGATCGGAAGTCCTTCACGGTCGAAGATACGCTCGACCGCGACGTCGCGAACTTCGAAGAGGCCCGCCCGGTCATTCATCGCATCTACCATGATTGGAAAACCCGTTTCGAAAAGCGCGACTTCAAGCCGCTGATCCACGGGGCGCTCGTCAAAATCAAATTCAACGACTTTCAGCGCACGACCTGCGAACGTAAGATCACGGACATGCCGAGCCTTGCGGACTTCGAGAATCTTTTCATCGAGGCGTGGAAACGTTCGGATAAACCCGTGCGGCTTTTGGGATTGGGCGTGCGGTTGGCGACACCTTCGGAGCGGGTACCGCAGCTCAGCCTTTTCGGGGAAGAAACGCCCGCGAGTGTCGTCGCGGGCGCCTCTTGA
- the glmS gene encoding glutamine--fructose-6-phosphate transaminase (isomerizing), translating to MCGIVGYLGAQNPKDVILQGLKKLEYRGYDSAGVAILNDGHFKRVRAEGKLKNLEARLNEESFNGHLGIGHTRWATHGVPSERNAHPHQVNGVSLVHNGIIENYLEIREDLRKRGAVITSDTDSELVAHLVAEEVVKTQDLRQAVLNVLPQLRGAFSVLVVWEKQPDRLLAFKDGPPLILGVAEKQAFVVSDVQAALNQTRQFIYLDDREVAEVRAGGYEIFDLQGKPIQKPITTIDWNTEQSEKMGYSHYMLKEIYEQSRAVAAALAPHVIAGEDRVALSRVGLKGVTPQALEQLDQVQDVIETDAVFRDVERVAIVACGTSYYAGLYGKYLIERLAGLSCEVDVASEFRYRHPVLTPKTLVITVSQSGETADTLAAVRLAKQQGCRVLSICNVRNSTIDREAHGHLYMNTGTEVGVASTKAFTATLALFNLVALSMGRARGRVNEAEEKSHVAALLALPSQIEVVLAFDKYFMDAIEDFRTHKGFLYMGRGVSYPLALEGALKMKELAYLHAEGYAAGEMKHGPLALIDEKMAMVMIVPQDDLYEKTISNLEEAKARGGHIISIGTGDDERLKSVSHRYLALPKAHWATNAILAAVPLQLMAFHMAQALGHDVDQPRNLAKSVTVE from the coding sequence ATGTGCGGTATCGTCGGTTATTTGGGGGCGCAAAATCCCAAAGACGTCATTCTACAGGGACTGAAGAAACTTGAATATCGCGGTTACGACAGCGCGGGTGTCGCCATCTTGAACGATGGCCATTTCAAACGCGTGCGCGCGGAAGGAAAGTTGAAAAACCTCGAGGCCCGTTTGAATGAAGAGAGCTTCAATGGCCATTTGGGGATCGGGCACACGCGCTGGGCGACCCACGGCGTCCCCAGCGAACGGAACGCCCATCCACACCAAGTGAACGGCGTGAGCCTTGTTCACAACGGCATCATCGAAAACTACCTCGAGATCCGCGAGGACCTGCGCAAGCGGGGCGCGGTCATCACCAGCGATACGGACTCGGAATTGGTTGCGCACTTGGTGGCCGAAGAGGTCGTGAAGACCCAAGATCTGCGCCAAGCGGTCTTGAACGTCTTGCCGCAGCTGCGGGGAGCGTTTTCGGTGTTGGTCGTTTGGGAGAAGCAGCCGGATCGTTTGCTCGCGTTCAAGGACGGTCCGCCGCTGATCCTCGGCGTGGCCGAGAAACAAGCCTTCGTCGTTTCCGACGTGCAGGCCGCGCTCAATCAAACGCGTCAGTTCATCTACCTGGACGATCGCGAAGTCGCGGAAGTCCGCGCCGGCGGTTACGAGATTTTCGATCTGCAAGGAAAGCCGATCCAAAAGCCCATCACGACCATTGACTGGAATACCGAGCAGTCCGAAAAGATGGGCTACTCGCACTACATGCTGAAAGAGATCTACGAGCAGTCGCGCGCGGTGGCGGCGGCGCTCGCACCCCACGTGATCGCCGGTGAGGACCGCGTCGCTTTGTCGCGCGTGGGACTTAAGGGCGTGACTCCGCAAGCCCTCGAACAGTTGGATCAAGTGCAAGATGTCATCGAGACGGACGCCGTCTTCCGTGACGTTGAGCGCGTCGCGATCGTCGCGTGCGGGACCAGCTACTACGCGGGGCTCTACGGAAAATATTTGATCGAACGTCTGGCGGGTCTTTCTTGCGAAGTGGACGTCGCCAGCGAGTTTCGCTATCGCCATCCCGTGCTGACGCCGAAGACCCTCGTGATCACGGTTTCGCAAAGCGGAGAGACCGCCGACACTCTGGCCGCCGTCCGTTTGGCGAAACAGCAGGGTTGCCGCGTGCTTTCGATCTGCAACGTGCGCAATTCTACGATCGACCGCGAGGCGCACGGCCATCTGTACATGAATACGGGAACCGAAGTCGGCGTCGCCTCGACCAAGGCCTTCACCGCGACGCTCGCGCTGTTCAACCTCGTGGCATTATCCATGGGTCGGGCGCGGGGCCGCGTGAACGAAGCCGAGGAGAAATCACACGTCGCGGCTTTGCTCGCGTTACCCAGTCAGATCGAAGTCGTGCTCGCTTTCGACAAGTATTTTATGGACGCGATCGAGGACTTCCGCACGCACAAGGGTTTCCTGTACATGGGACGCGGGGTGAGTTACCCGCTCGCGCTCGAGGGCGCGCTGAAGATGAAAGAGCTCGCGTACCTGCACGCGGAAGGCTACGCAGCCGGCGAAATGAAGCACGGGCCGCTCGCACTGATCGACGAAAAGATGGCGATGGTCATGATCGTCCCGCAGGACGATCTGTACGAAAAAACCATCTCGAACCTCGAAGAAGCGAAGGCCCGCGGCGGTCACATCATCTCGATCGGAACCGGCGACGATGAGCGTTTGAAGTCGGTCAGCCACCGTTACCTGGCTTTGCCGAAAGCGCACTGGGCGACGAACGCGATTCTGGCGGCGGTGCCGCTGCAGTTGATGGCGTTCCACATGGCGCAGGCGTTGGGACACGACGTGGATCAGCCCCGCAACCTCGCGAAGTCGGTGACGGTGGAGTAG